A DNA window from Salvelinus sp. IW2-2015 linkage group LG4q.1:29, ASM291031v2, whole genome shotgun sequence contains the following coding sequences:
- the ciao2a gene encoding cytosolic iron-sulfur assembly component 2A, giving the protein MEEKALEVYDVIRTIRDPEKPNTLEELNVVCEECVEVQELGEDEYLIIIKFSPTVPHCSLATLIGLCLQVKLQRCLPFKHKLDIFISEGTHSTEEDINKQINDKERVAAAMENPNLRDIVEQCVTEPDD; this is encoded by the exons ATGGAAGAGAAAGCATTGGAAGTATACG ATGTCATTCGCACTATTCGAGACCCAGAGAAACCTAACACGTTGGAGGAATTGAATGTCGTGTGTGAAGAATGTGTTGAAGTCCAAGAGCTTGGAGAGGACGAGTATCTCATAATTATCAAGTTCTCCCCAACTGTCCCACACTGCTCTCTGGCAACACTAATCG GCCTGTGCTTACAAGTTAAACTGCAAAGATGCTTGCCGTTTAAACACAAG TTGGACATTTTCATTTCTGAGGGAACCCATTCTACCGAGGAAGATA ttaacaaacagatcaacgacaaggagagagtagcagctgcaATGGAGAACCCCAACCTGCGTGACATCGTGGAGCAGTGTGTTACTGAACCTGATGACTGA